The Devosia sp. MC521 genome has a segment encoding these proteins:
- a CDS encoding ATP F0F1 synthase subunit B (Produces ATP from ADP in the presence of a proton gradient across the membrane. Subunit B is part of the membrane proton channel.), whose amino-acid sequence MPYWMDNSFFALVGLVIFIGLLVYLGLPRIIGGMLDKQIAKIETDLSEAKRLRQDAAALLVEYEQKRIAAEKDAQDIIASAQEEANRLTVEAKASLEELVTRRTKAVEDKIAQAESQAIAEVRARSADLAVEAARVVLSDEMNRNGGKIIDAAIADVSTKLN is encoded by the coding sequence ATGCCATACTGGATGGACAATAGCTTTTTCGCCCTCGTAGGCCTCGTGATCTTCATTGGCCTGCTGGTTTACCTCGGCCTGCCACGCATCATCGGCGGCATGCTCGATAAGCAGATCGCCAAGATCGAAACCGATCTGTCGGAAGCCAAGCGCCTCCGCCAGGACGCAGCTGCCCTGCTCGTTGAATACGAACAGAAGCGTATTGCTGCTGAGAAGGACGCTCAGGACATCATCGCTTCGGCTCAGGAAGAAGCGAACCGCCTGACTGTTGAAGCCAAGGCTTCGCTGGAAGAGCTCGTAACCCGCCGCACCAAGGCTGTGGAAGACAAGATCGCCCAGGCAGAATCGCAGGCAATCGCGGAAGTCCGCGCGCGCTCTGCAGATCTGGCAGTGGAAGCCGCCCGCGTTGTGCTCTCCGATGAAATGAACCGCAATGGCGGCAAGATCATCGACGCAGCTATCGCGGACGTGAGCACCAAGCTCAACTAA
- a CDS encoding F0F1 ATP synthase subunit B: protein MVTQAYAQEAATPTDDTAVHADHSDTHATVSHGDGHSDVFPPFDPATFPSQLLWLAICFAALYLLMSKLALPKVGKTIETRQATIAADLAAADADRQKTDAAIASYEKALAEAKSKAQAIAAQTRDAINADITAKRTAAEAELTAKVTEAEARIAATKAAALTNVDEIAADTAQAVVSQIVGDVSADSIRAAVAKVKG from the coding sequence ATGGTAACGCAAGCCTACGCTCAAGAAGCGGCAACGCCGACCGACGACACCGCGGTCCACGCTGACCACTCAGACACTCATGCAACTGTTTCGCATGGTGACGGTCACTCAGACGTGTTCCCGCCATTCGATCCGGCTACCTTCCCCAGCCAGTTGCTCTGGCTCGCAATCTGTTTCGCAGCGCTCTACCTCCTGATGAGCAAGCTGGCACTCCCGAAGGTCGGTAAGACCATCGAGACACGCCAGGCGACGATCGCAGCGGACCTCGCTGCTGCCGACGCCGACCGTCAGAAGACCGACGCTGCAATCGCATCGTATGAAAAGGCACTTGCCGAAGCCAAGTCTAAGGCTCAGGCGATCGCTGCCCAGACACGCGACGCAATCAATGCCGACATCACTGCAAAGCGTACCGCTGCAGAAGCAGAACTGACCGCCAAGGTCACCGAAGCTGAAGCGCGTATCGCAGCGACCAAGGCTGCCGCACTCACTAACGTTGATGAAATTGCTGCCGACACCGCACAGGCTGTCGTTAGCCAGATCGTTGGCGACGTTTCTGCCGACAGCATTCGCGCTGCCGTTGCTAAGGTGAAGGGTTGA
- a CDS encoding F0F1 ATP synthase subunit C, whose translation MDVEAAKMIGAGIATLGMAGAALGVSNIFSNFLSGALRNPSAAPSQTGNLIFGMAMTEALGIFSFLVALILLFVA comes from the coding sequence ATGGACGTTGAAGCCGCAAAGATGATCGGCGCCGGTATCGCAACCCTGGGTATGGCTGGTGCCGCCCTCGGCGTGTCGAACATCTTCTCGAACTTCCTCTCGGGCGCACTGCGCAACCCGTCTGCTGCTCCAAGCCAGACCGGTAACCTGATTTTCGGTATGGCTATGACCGAAGCATTGGGCATCTTCTCGTTCCTGGTCGCTCTGATCCTGCTGTTCGTTGCTTAA
- a CDS encoding F0F1 ATP synthase subunit A, with the protein MAGTDPIHQFVITDLIPIHVGDEAAGTALNLSFTNSALFMAVTVVILTGFMVLSSSRAAMVPNRFQMAGELLYSFVANMLRSSAGTEGMKFFPFVFSLFGFVLVGNLLGMFPYFFTTTSHIIVTAALAFLVIGVVIVYGFFRHGFKFLKLFVPSGVPGYVLPIVVPIEIISFLSRPISLSVRLFGNILAGHITLKVFSGFVVSLGALGALGWLGALLPLIMTVAITALELLVAVVQAYVFAVLTSMYLNDAVHPSH; encoded by the coding sequence ATGGCCGGTACTGACCCGATCCACCAGTTTGTCATCACCGATCTGATTCCGATTCATGTCGGAGATGAGGCCGCTGGTACCGCACTGAATCTCTCGTTCACCAATTCGGCCCTGTTTATGGCCGTTACGGTGGTGATCCTGACTGGTTTCATGGTTCTCTCCTCATCGCGTGCGGCGATGGTACCAAACCGGTTCCAGATGGCCGGCGAACTTCTATATAGTTTCGTCGCCAATATGTTGCGAAGTTCAGCGGGCACGGAAGGCATGAAGTTCTTCCCGTTCGTATTCTCGCTCTTTGGTTTCGTGCTCGTGGGTAACCTCCTCGGCATGTTCCCATACTTCTTCACCACAACCTCCCACATCATCGTTACTGCCGCTTTGGCGTTCCTCGTGATCGGTGTTGTGATCGTGTACGGTTTCTTCCGTCACGGCTTTAAGTTCCTCAAGCTGTTCGTACCGTCGGGTGTTCCCGGCTACGTTCTGCCGATTGTGGTGCCGATCGAGATCATTTCGTTCCTCTCGCGCCCAATCAGCCTTTCGGTTCGTTTGTTCGGCAATATCCTTGCCGGTCACATCACCCTGAAGGTTTTCTCTGGTTTCGTAGTTAGCCTTGGTGCCCTTGGCGCTCTCGGCTGGCTGGGTGCACTGCTGCCGCTCATCATGACGGTTGCAATCACAGCACTCGAACTCCTCGTCGCAGTCGTGCAGGCCTATGTGTTTGCAGTTCTGACTTCGATGTACCTCAACGACGCGGTTCACCCATCACACTAA
- a CDS encoding AtpZ/AtpI family protein codes for MNIPPDDQGQPKSARDATRDLASRIASAKKERDLANGNVAGGASADANGMARGMRMGSEFVAAILVGAVMGYLIDLGLGTTPWAMIILLIVGFAAGVKNVVRTANEMNAASTVGTNEGPADAKRDDKDDA; via the coding sequence ATGAACATACCTCCGGACGACCAAGGTCAGCCGAAAAGTGCCCGCGACGCGACGCGCGATCTTGCATCACGCATCGCTTCGGCCAAGAAGGAGCGCGATCTAGCGAACGGTAACGTTGCTGGTGGCGCTTCAGCAGATGCGAATGGAATGGCCCGCGGCATGCGCATGGGCTCCGAGTTCGTAGCGGCAATTTTGGTGGGAGCCGTAATGGGTTATCTCATCGACCTTGGTTTAGGAACGACGCCTTGGGCCATGATCATTTTATTGATCGTAGGCTTTGCAGCAGGCGTCAAAAATGTCGTTCGTACAGCGAACGAAATGAATGCCGCTTCGACGGTTGGGACCAATGAAGGCCCTGCTGACGCGAAGCGCGACGATAAAGATGACGCTTAG
- a CDS encoding AAA family ATPase: protein MKFQRLKLHGFKSFPDESVLVMEPGLTGIVGPNGCGKSNLVEAMRWVMGESSYKAMRASGMDDVIFSGSGNRSARNSAEVTLVLDNTDRSAPAALNSADVLEVTRRIEREAGSVYRVNGKEVRARDVQMLFADASTGAHSPSMVRQGQIGELISAKPTARRALLEEAAGISGLHSRRREAEIRLRAAETNLERVDDVVAQIESQLETLKRQARLATRYRALSGDIRRTEATLFHIRWVAARVAEKETEAAQAVIIRQLADATHAEHQAQKAAELAEAAVAPLREREAVTGAVLQRYTILAEQLAEEARRMSQRRVELQNRLQQIAADGQRERALVAECEAAIDAYNNERADLEYELEGSQDESVTARQEAELAQAAVTQADAAARQATEALAQLRAMRSQTQRNAQEAMTRKRSLAQQLADLESDYQRVIDALNADQTVSARRDILEGAQEAAEIAEANALEAEAKVHLAQEKLDGARPRLGELETLVTSLEAEAATLNKMLVTGTGTWPAIVDELQVEPGYETALGAALGDDLEASSDSDAPIHWSPALDRSEDPNLPQGAEPLSRYVSGTPQLKRRLDQIGLIDAADGPSLIRALKPGQRLVTLEGAVWRWDGLIAAADAPSAAALRLAQKNRLVELDEDIIRAKGERNAWKREVDAHATALDGARGSERQCREAWRTAQHAIATAQAELDKAQRALSDLTTRKSTLEDAKLRVASSVGDAEMAEQAALDALADLADEDTMAAAAQATQSHVVVLREKADAARLSLNTLESTKRLRTTRLEQLTRDMASWQRRLDGARNQLATLDDRTADVQDQLADMADSPDGFDERKAQLDEQIDIASEDHQAAVERLNNAQTAWRETDRAVKAANDALNNVRIELTRVEERLKGIISQRLQIERQTEENLGIPASRTLEASGIRPEEPLPAEQPTEHKLERLKAERERLGGVNLSAEKEAEEIQEKLDTMVRDRDDIIEAIAKLRVAIGNLNREGRARLNEAFGKVNAHFQELFTTLFGGGTAELTFVESDDPLEAGLEIIARPPGKKPQTMTLLSGGEQALTAMSLIFAVFLTNPAPICVLDEVDAPLDDANVERFCNLLDSMRHRTQTRFMVITHNPITMARMDRLFGVTMSERGVSQLVSVDLQTAESYLETA, encoded by the coding sequence ATGAAATTTCAGCGGCTCAAGCTTCACGGCTTTAAATCCTTCCCCGATGAAAGCGTGCTCGTCATGGAGCCAGGCCTGACAGGCATTGTCGGCCCCAATGGCTGCGGGAAATCGAACCTCGTCGAAGCGATGCGCTGGGTGATGGGCGAGAGCTCATACAAGGCCATGCGCGCCTCGGGCATGGACGACGTTATCTTTTCCGGCTCGGGCAATCGCTCGGCGCGCAATTCTGCCGAAGTGACGCTGGTGCTGGATAATACCGACCGCAGCGCGCCAGCAGCGCTGAACTCAGCCGATGTTTTGGAAGTGACGCGCCGGATTGAGCGCGAAGCCGGCTCTGTCTATCGGGTGAACGGGAAAGAAGTGCGGGCACGTGACGTGCAGATGCTGTTCGCTGACGCCTCCACGGGTGCGCACTCTCCTTCTATGGTGCGGCAGGGACAGATCGGCGAACTTATCTCGGCCAAACCCACGGCGCGCCGAGCACTGCTTGAAGAAGCGGCGGGGATTTCGGGCCTGCATTCGCGGCGGCGCGAGGCGGAAATCCGGCTTCGGGCGGCTGAAACCAACCTTGAGCGCGTTGACGATGTGGTCGCGCAGATCGAAAGCCAGCTTGAAACCCTCAAGCGGCAGGCGCGTCTGGCCACGCGGTATCGCGCCCTGTCAGGGGATATTCGGCGCACGGAGGCGACACTCTTTCATATCCGCTGGGTTGCGGCGCGCGTCGCCGAGAAAGAAACTGAAGCAGCGCAGGCGGTGATCATTCGTCAACTGGCGGATGCCACCCACGCCGAACACCAGGCCCAAAAGGCCGCCGAACTGGCCGAAGCCGCAGTTGCCCCGCTGCGGGAGCGGGAAGCTGTGACCGGAGCGGTGCTGCAACGCTATACGATTTTAGCAGAGCAATTGGCCGAAGAAGCACGGCGCATGAGCCAGCGGCGTGTTGAGCTGCAAAACCGGCTGCAGCAGATCGCAGCCGATGGCCAACGTGAGCGTGCGCTGGTTGCGGAATGCGAAGCAGCGATAGACGCCTATAATAATGAGCGCGCTGATCTCGAATATGAACTTGAAGGATCGCAGGACGAGAGCGTAACCGCCCGCCAAGAGGCTGAGTTGGCGCAAGCCGCGGTCACGCAAGCGGACGCTGCGGCCCGGCAGGCAACCGAAGCTTTGGCGCAATTGCGCGCAATGCGCAGCCAAACGCAGCGCAATGCCCAAGAGGCCATGACGCGCAAACGCAGCCTCGCCCAGCAGTTGGCCGATCTGGAAAGCGACTATCAGCGTGTGATCGATGCACTCAACGCGGACCAGACCGTTTCGGCACGACGCGATATTTTAGAGGGTGCGCAAGAGGCAGCCGAAATCGCTGAGGCCAATGCGCTGGAGGCGGAAGCCAAGGTTCACCTCGCGCAAGAAAAGCTCGATGGCGCGCGACCGCGCCTTGGCGAGCTGGAAACGCTGGTGACGAGCCTTGAGGCGGAAGCGGCGACGCTCAATAAAATGCTGGTGACGGGCACGGGGACGTGGCCCGCTATCGTCGATGAGCTGCAGGTTGAGCCGGGGTATGAAACTGCGCTCGGCGCGGCATTGGGCGATGATCTCGAAGCTTCATCGGACAGTGACGCGCCGATCCATTGGTCCCCAGCCCTAGACCGCAGTGAAGATCCGAACCTGCCGCAAGGGGCAGAGCCCTTATCGCGCTATGTTTCGGGCACGCCGCAACTCAAGCGTCGTCTTGACCAGATTGGTCTTATTGATGCGGCAGACGGCCCAAGCCTAATCCGAGCCCTTAAGCCCGGGCAGCGACTGGTGACACTTGAAGGGGCTGTTTGGCGCTGGGATGGTTTGATTGCTGCAGCTGATGCACCGAGTGCAGCGGCGCTGCGTCTGGCGCAAAAGAACCGCCTCGTTGAGCTGGATGAAGACATCATTCGCGCAAAGGGCGAACGCAATGCCTGGAAGCGCGAGGTCGATGCTCACGCGACAGCGCTTGACGGAGCACGGGGCAGCGAACGGCAATGTCGGGAAGCGTGGCGCACTGCGCAACACGCTATCGCCACGGCGCAGGCTGAACTCGACAAAGCCCAGCGCGCTCTTTCCGATCTCACCACTCGCAAATCGACGCTGGAAGATGCAAAACTCCGCGTGGCGAGCAGTGTGGGTGACGCGGAAATGGCCGAACAGGCCGCGCTCGACGCTTTGGCAGATCTGGCCGATGAAGACACGATGGCTGCGGCGGCTCAGGCGACACAAAGCCATGTCGTTGTTCTGCGCGAAAAAGCCGATGCGGCGCGCCTCAGCCTCAACACGCTCGAATCAACCAAGCGCCTGCGTACGACGCGCCTTGAGCAGTTGACGCGAGACATGGCCTCCTGGCAGCGCCGCCTTGATGGCGCGCGCAATCAATTGGCGACACTTGATGACCGCACCGCCGATGTGCAGGACCAACTCGCCGATATGGCAGATTCGCCAGACGGGTTTGACGAACGCAAAGCCCAGCTCGATGAGCAAATCGACATCGCCAGCGAGGATCACCAAGCCGCCGTCGAACGATTGAATAATGCACAAACCGCGTGGCGGGAGACCGACCGAGCGGTCAAGGCCGCAAACGATGCTCTCAATAATGTCCGCATTGAGCTTACCCGCGTCGAAGAGCGGCTCAAGGGGATCATCAGCCAGCGCCTGCAGATTGAGCGGCAGACCGAAGAGAACCTCGGCATTCCGGCAAGCCGCACGCTGGAAGCATCAGGCATTCGCCCGGAAGAACCGCTGCCCGCGGAGCAACCAACCGAACACAAGCTCGAGCGGCTCAAGGCCGAACGCGAGCGTTTGGGTGGGGTGAACCTATCGGCAGAGAAAGAAGCCGAGGAGATTCAAGAAAAGCTCGACACCATGGTGCGAGACCGCGACGATATCATTGAGGCGATCGCCAAACTGCGTGTGGCCATCGGCAATCTCAATCGCGAAGGGCGCGCGCGGCTCAATGAGGCCTTCGGCAAGGTCAATGCGCATTTCCAAGAGCTCTTCACCACGCTGTTCGGCGGCGGCACGGCAGAGCTGACCTTTGTGGAAAGCGATGACCCGCTCGAAGCAGGTCTCGAAATTATTGCCCGACCACCGGGCAAGAAGCCTCAAACCATGACGCTTCTCTCTGGGGGTGAGCAGGCGCTAACCGCCATGAGCCTCATTTTTGCGGTGTTCCTGACCAACCCCGCCCCCATCTGCGTGCTCGACGAAGTGGATGCGCCACTCGATGACGCCAATGTCGAGCGATTCTGCAATTTACTCGACTCGATGCGACACCGGACCCAAACTCGCTTTATGGTGATTACCCATAATCCAATAACCATGGCACGGATGGATCGGCTTTTCGGGGTCACGATGTCAGAACGCGGGGTCAGCCAGCTCGTTTCTGTCGATCTGCAAACCGCGGAAAGCTACCTAGAGACCGCCTAG
- a CDS encoding thioredoxin domain-containing protein, whose protein sequence is MKFNRRDTLILAAAASAVSVAGISAAQAADGDMVDVAKLMAPAGDIADKFEGNADAPVTVIEYASPTCPHCAAFHNNVYGPFKEQYIETGKVKFIVRPFARNAIDAAIFLLAEAAGEDNYHNVIATYFKTMNEWSMSDKPRDAIYAVALQLGFTEESFNAALTNQAIFTGIEAQREQAVNEFGLSGTPTFYVNGKTLSGGKSLEQLAEAIDPLVPADFVAPAAQ, encoded by the coding sequence GTGAAGTTCAATCGCCGCGATACACTCATTCTTGCAGCTGCCGCGTCGGCGGTAAGCGTTGCTGGCATTTCCGCAGCACAGGCTGCTGATGGTGATATGGTCGATGTTGCCAAGCTTATGGCTCCTGCTGGCGACATTGCTGACAAGTTCGAAGGCAATGCCGACGCGCCTGTCACCGTGATTGAATATGCATCGCCAACTTGCCCGCACTGTGCGGCGTTCCATAACAACGTTTATGGCCCGTTCAAGGAACAGTATATCGAAACCGGCAAGGTGAAATTCATCGTCCGTCCGTTTGCGCGTAACGCAATCGACGCGGCCATCTTCCTGCTTGCTGAAGCTGCTGGCGAAGACAACTACCACAATGTCATCGCGACCTACTTCAAGACCATGAACGAATGGAGCATGTCGGATAAGCCACGCGACGCGATCTACGCTGTCGCGCTGCAGTTGGGCTTCACCGAAGAGAGCTTCAACGCTGCTCTGACGAATCAGGCTATCTTCACTGGTATCGAAGCGCAGCGCGAACAAGCAGTGAATGAGTTTGGCCTTTCCGGGACCCCGACCTTCTACGTCAACGGCAAGACGCTTTCTGGCGGTAAGTCGCTCGAACAGCTGGCTGAAGCCATCGACCCGCTGGTCCCTGCCGACTTCGTCGCTCCAGCGGCGCAGTAA